In a single window of the Bufo bufo chromosome 5, aBufBuf1.1, whole genome shotgun sequence genome:
- the LOC121002482 gene encoding LOW QUALITY PROTEIN: general transcription factor II-I repeat domain-containing protein 2A-like (The sequence of the model RefSeq protein was modified relative to this genomic sequence to represent the inferred CDS: inserted 2 bases in 2 codons): MAKRKADNRNFLDRWETEYLFTYVKDRPVCLICGVNVAITKEYNIRRHYETKHHDKDLDMTQKSQKVEEMKRSLVSQQNMFKKATSQSEXFSNVSLSRNTVADRTCDLATNLYDQLLEKGKDFVAFSLAVDESSDASDTAQQLVFIRGVDSNMCVTEELLGFKSMHGTTTGKEIFEEVSKCVTEIKLXVGLTTDGAPAMCGKTSGLVGRVREKMQEENCAGELTVYHCIIHQESLCGKALKMEHVMTTVTQVVNFIRAKGLNHRQFKSFLEECGSAYSDVPYHTEVRWLSRGKVLNRCFELHEEICQFLESKGKDTAELREKKFLCELAFLCDISSHLDALNLQLQGRGRIITDMYAAVRAFKTKLCLWENQMLQGNLGHFPCCQTMKTQFFTNLFPYAQFAEKLSVLGAEFSRRFADFDVQKCRFELLSNPFAVNVENAPTNLQMELIELQCNDTLKSKYDAVGAAQFPQFIPDTMPQLRTQAAQMLSMFGSTYLCEQLFSSMKMTKTSHRRGLTD; this comes from the exons ATGGCAAAAAGAAAGGCAGACAACAGGAACTTTCTGGACAGGTGGGAGACAGAATATCTGTTTACATATGTAAAAGACAGACCTGTTTGTCTGATTTGTGGAGTCAACGTGGCTATAACTAAGGAGTACAACATTCGACGACACTATGAAACAAAACACCATGACAAGGACCTGGACATGACTCAAAAGAGCCAGAAAGTGGAGGAGATGAAAAGAAGTTTGGTTTCACAACAGAATATGTTCAAAAAAGCCACATCACAAAGTG CCTTTTCAAACGTGAGCCTGAGCAGAAACACAGTAGCTGATCGCACATGTGATCTTGCCACCAATCTGTATGACCAGCTTTTGGAAAAGGGAAAAGATTTCGTTGCATTCTCCCTTGCTGTGGATGAGAGCAGCGACGCATCTGATACTGCTCAGCAGTTAGTCTTCATCCGTGGAGTGGACTCAAATATGTGTGTTACGGAGGAGCTATTGGGATTCAAATCAATGCATGGCACAACCACAGGAAAGGAAATCTTTGAGGAGGTTTCCAAATGCGTAACTGAAATAAAGC TCGTGGGATTAACGACAGATGGtgcgccagcgatgtgcggtaaaACAAGTGGACTGGTGGGCAGGGTCCGGGAGAAGATGCAGGAAGAGAACTGTGCAGGTGAACTAACTGTTTATCACTGCATCATACATCAGGAATCACTGTGTGGCAAAGCCCTAAAGATGGAACATGTTATGACCACAGTAACACAAGTAGTTAACTTTATAAGAGCCAAAGGTCTGAATCACCGCCAGTTTAAGTCTTTTCTGGAGGAGTGTGGTTCGGCGTATTCAGACGTGCCGTATCACACAGAGGTGAGATGGTTAAGCCGAGGAAAAGTACTGAATAGATGTTTTGAGCTGCATGAGGAAATATGTCAGTTTCTGGAAAGCAAAGGGAAGGACACAGCAGAGCTTCGGGAGAAAAAGTTTCTGTGTGAGCTGGCCTTTCTGTGTGACATCTCGAGCCATCTCGATGCGCTGAACCTGCAGCTTCAGGGGCGCGGGCGCATCATCACAGACATGTACGCTGCAGTGAGGGCTTTTAAAACTAAACTGTGCCTGTGGGAGAATCAGATGCTGCAAGGAAACCTTGGCCATTTTCCCTGCTGCCAAACCATGAAAACGCAGTTCTTTACCAACTTGTTCCCATACGCACAGTTTGCTGAAAAACTCAGTGTACTCGGCGCTGAGTTTAGCCGGCGATTTGCCGACTTTGATGTCCAGAAATGTAGGTTTGAACTGCTCAGTAATCCCTTCGCAGTTAATGTGGAAAACGCACCAACCAACCTCCAAATGGAGCTAATTGAACTCCAGTGTAATGACACGCTGAAGTCAAAGTATGATGCTGTGGGCGCCGCACAGTTTCCACAGTTCATCCCTGACACAATGCCTCAGCTCCGCACCCAAGCTGCTCAGATGCTCTCCATGTTCGGCAGCACTTATCTATGTGAGCAACTTTTCTCCTCAATGAAGATGACCAAAACATCTCACAGGAGAGGTCTGACTGATTAA